In the genome of Candidatus Binatia bacterium, one region contains:
- the secD gene encoding protein translocase subunit SecD translates to MVLAAVVYLVPTFVTELPQAWKDYLPSQRIHLGLDLQGGTHLLLSVDLQKAVQNSLDQTVEALRRELTEAKLNADSVTRRDGRIEVRVPNSDRAAVTDLLKERFPDLEVTGSQTQNGSVNLDLALSKREERRLREFALDQSLETIRNRVDQFGVSEPIIQRQGAQDIVIQLPGIQDPQRAKDLIGRTAVLEFKILSEAADPREVAEGRTPPPAGTEVLTGVDTERVGGRAQRVQYLVETKTLMTGEVIADAAVRPATQLEGPYVALELNSRGAKMFEDLTAANVGRRLAIVLDNTVYSAPVIRERIGGGHASITGSFDIKEARDLAIVLRAGALPAPVTIAEERTVGPSLGRDSIRQGVLSFVVGGVLVVLFMLVYYRGAGIVADLALVLNMLFLLSALAGFQATLTLPGIAGIVLTLGMAVDANVLINERIREELRLGKTARAAIEAGYERALPAILDSNITTFLSGIILFQFGTGPIKGFAVTLCLGIVSTVFTAVFCTRVVYDYLLAYRRLQTVSV, encoded by the coding sequence ATGGTCCTCGCGGCGGTCGTGTACCTGGTACCGACGTTCGTTACCGAGCTGCCGCAGGCATGGAAGGACTACCTGCCGAGCCAGCGTATCCACCTGGGCCTCGATCTCCAGGGCGGCACGCACCTGCTGCTGTCGGTAGACCTGCAGAAAGCGGTGCAGAACTCGCTCGACCAGACCGTGGAAGCGCTGCGCCGCGAGCTGACGGAGGCCAAGTTGAACGCCGACAGCGTCACGCGCCGCGACGGACGCATCGAGGTCAGGGTGCCGAACAGCGACCGCGCGGCGGTCACCGATCTCCTGAAGGAGCGCTTCCCGGACCTCGAGGTGACAGGGTCGCAAACCCAGAACGGCAGCGTCAATCTCGATCTCGCGCTGTCGAAGCGCGAAGAACGCCGGCTGCGCGAGTTCGCCCTCGACCAGTCGCTCGAAACCATTCGCAACCGCGTCGACCAGTTCGGCGTTTCGGAGCCGATCATCCAGCGTCAGGGCGCGCAGGACATCGTAATCCAACTCCCGGGCATTCAGGATCCGCAGCGGGCCAAGGATTTGATCGGCCGCACGGCCGTGCTCGAGTTCAAGATCCTCTCGGAAGCTGCCGATCCAAGGGAGGTTGCCGAGGGCCGGACTCCGCCACCGGCCGGCACCGAGGTCCTGACCGGCGTGGACACCGAGCGCGTTGGCGGCCGCGCGCAGCGCGTTCAGTATCTTGTCGAAACGAAGACCCTGATGACCGGCGAGGTCATTGCCGATGCGGCGGTGCGACCGGCCACGCAGCTCGAAGGGCCTTACGTGGCCCTGGAGCTGAACAGCCGCGGCGCGAAGATGTTCGAGGACCTGACGGCTGCCAACGTCGGGCGGCGGCTCGCCATCGTACTCGACAATACGGTTTACTCGGCGCCGGTAATTCGCGAGCGCATCGGCGGCGGCCATGCGTCTATCACCGGCAGCTTCGACATCAAGGAGGCCCGCGACCTGGCAATCGTGCTGCGCGCCGGCGCCCTGCCCGCCCCGGTCACCATCGCCGAAGAGCGCACGGTCGGCCCGTCACTCGGGCGCGACTCGATCCGTCAGGGCGTGTTGTCGTTCGTTGTCGGAGGGGTGCTCGTCGTCCTGTTCATGTTGGTCTACTACAGGGGCGCTGGCATCGTCGCCGATCTCGCGCTGGTGCTGAACATGCTGTTTCTGCTCTCGGCCCTGGCCGGATTCCAGGCCACCCTGACGTTACCCGGCATTGCCGGTATCGTGCTGACCCTCGGCATGGCCGTCGATGCCAACGTGCTGATCAACGAGCGCATCCGCGAGGAGTTGCGCCTCGGCAAGACCGCACGGGCGGCGATCGAGGCCGGTTACGAGCGTGCCCTGCCGGCGATCCTCGACTCGAACATCACGACCTTCCTGTCGGGGATCATTCTTTTCCAGTTCGGCACGGGTCCGATCAAAGGTTTTGCCGTTACTCTGTGCCTCGGTATCGTGTCGACGGTCTTCACGGCCGTGTTCTGTACGCGTGTGGTTTACGACTACCTGCTGGCCTACCGCCGGCTGCAAACCGTGAGCGTGTGA
- the secF gene encoding protein translocase subunit SecF gives MEIIKPGTRIDFVSKMRIALLASGILILLSIAVLVKHGGPIYGVDFSGGTLIQLRFTEKTPIGEIREALASQGFGDATIQDFAGGGSEGEFLVRLPVSGEETTSFGAKVAEALKAKFGADKVEIMREEMVGPRVGSVLRRQALLSVLFATLMMGAYIWFRFDVRFGVGAATALAHDIIIATGVLTLFNYEFDLTIVAALLTIVGFSVNDTVIVSDRIRENLRKNRRDSLATVINRSINETLSRTILTTGTAVMVLLSLYLLGGNVINGFAFALLVGFVVGTYSSIFIASPIVLYFPERRT, from the coding sequence ATGGAAATCATCAAGCCAGGCACAAGAATCGACTTCGTTAGCAAGATGCGCATCGCGCTGCTTGCCTCCGGTATCCTGATCTTGCTGAGCATCGCCGTGCTCGTGAAGCACGGCGGCCCCATCTATGGGGTCGACTTCAGCGGCGGCACGCTCATCCAACTGCGCTTCACAGAAAAGACGCCGATCGGCGAGATCCGTGAGGCCCTGGCCAGCCAGGGTTTCGGCGACGCGACCATCCAGGATTTTGCCGGGGGCGGCTCCGAAGGCGAGTTCCTCGTGCGGCTGCCGGTCAGCGGCGAAGAGACGACCAGTTTCGGCGCGAAGGTTGCCGAGGCCCTTAAAGCAAAGTTCGGTGCCGATAAGGTCGAGATCATGCGCGAGGAGATGGTCGGACCTCGCGTCGGCAGCGTCCTGCGCCGCCAGGCGCTGCTCTCGGTCCTCTTCGCCACTTTGATGATGGGTGCCTACATCTGGTTTCGCTTCGATGTGCGGTTCGGCGTTGGTGCGGCGACTGCCCTCGCCCACGACATCATCATTGCCACCGGGGTCCTCACGCTGTTCAACTACGAGTTCGATCTGACCATCGTAGCGGCGCTGCTCACCATCGTCGGCTTCTCCGTCAACGACACCGTGATCGTGTCCGACCGTATCCGGGAGAACCTGCGCAAGAACCGCCGCGATAGCCTCGCGACCGTGATCAACCGCAGCATCAACGAAACCCTGAGCCGGACGATTCTGACCACGGGCACGGCGGTGATGGTATTGCTGTCGCTCTACCTCCTCGGCGGCAACGTCATCAACGGATTCGCCTTCGCCCTGCTGGTGGGGTTTGTCGTCGGAACGTACTCGTCGATCTTCATCGCCTCGCCCATCGTGCTCTACTTTCCGGAGCGCCGTACCTGA
- the queA gene encoding tRNA preQ1(34) S-adenosylmethionine ribosyltransferase-isomerase QueA: MRLADYDFPLPPELIAQSPAPDRDAARMLVLARGSDQLEHSTVADLPAFLRPGDLVIVNDTRVIPARTFGRTAGNAAVELLWIRAEAPGHWLCLGKPAKRLSPGTVIDCEGGVRAGVAQRLGGGRYCLRVDEGLDVTAWLAEHGELPLPPYIKRPDGPLPLDRERYQTMFAAVSGAIAAPTAGLHFTPALVAAAQERGARFATLTLHVGPGTFRPVRCEDVRRHVMEAEWSTIPPATVAAIAATRAAGGRVIAVGTTTTRALESAVVDGTVAPGGRWADRFIVPGHRFRVVDALLTNFHLPGSTLLLLVSAFVGYESLMHAYAEAIRRRYRFYSYGDAMFVQ, encoded by the coding sequence ATACGGCTCGCCGACTACGACTTCCCGCTACCACCGGAGTTGATCGCGCAATCCCCGGCGCCGGACCGCGATGCGGCCCGGATGCTGGTACTTGCGAGAGGTTCCGACCAACTCGAACACTCGACCGTCGCCGACCTGCCGGCGTTCCTGCGTCCCGGTGACCTGGTGATCGTGAACGATACCCGCGTAATTCCGGCGCGAACTTTCGGGCGGACCGCGGGCAACGCCGCCGTGGAGCTGCTCTGGATCCGCGCTGAAGCTCCCGGCCACTGGCTCTGCCTCGGCAAGCCGGCGAAGCGACTTTCTCCGGGCACCGTCATCGACTGCGAGGGCGGCGTTCGCGCGGGCGTCGCACAGCGCCTCGGCGGCGGCCGTTACTGTCTCCGTGTGGATGAGGGACTCGACGTAACGGCGTGGCTGGCGGAGCATGGGGAGCTGCCCTTGCCGCCGTACATCAAGCGTCCTGACGGCCCGTTGCCGCTGGACCGCGAGCGTTACCAGACCATGTTTGCCGCCGTTAGCGGGGCCATTGCCGCCCCCACGGCCGGCCTGCACTTCACCCCGGCCCTCGTCGCCGCGGCGCAAGAACGGGGAGCCCGCTTCGCGACGCTGACCTTGCACGTCGGGCCGGGCACCTTCCGGCCGGTGCGTTGCGAGGACGTGCGGCGCCACGTCATGGAAGCCGAATGGAGCACCATTCCGCCCGCCACCGTGGCCGCAATTGCGGCAACGCGCGCTGCCGGCGGCCGCGTGATCGCCGTCGGGACGACGACCACCCGAGCCCTCGAATCCGCCGTCGTCGACGGGACCGTGGCGCCCGGCGGGCGCTGGGCCGATCGCTTTATCGTGCCCGGCCACCGGTTCCGGGTCGTCGACGCCCTGCTGACCAATTTCCACCTGCCGGGCTCGACGCTGCTGCTGCTGGTAAGTGCCTTTGTGGGCTATGAATCTCTGATGCATGCATACGCGGAGGCGATTCGCCGCCGTTATCGGTTTTACAGTTACGGCGACGCGATGTTCGTCCAATGA
- a CDS encoding helix-turn-helix domain-containing protein, with protein sequence MEKDDSILNSKEVARILDLSPDTVNEFARKSILPAFKKGRQWRFRRRDVTVFTRELRGDTAA encoded by the coding sequence ATGGAGAAAGACGACTCGATCCTTAACAGCAAAGAAGTGGCACGAATTCTCGATCTCAGTCCGGATACCGTCAACGAGTTCGCACGGAAGAGCATCTTACCGGCGTTCAAGAAGGGACGGCAGTGGCGCTTTCGCCGACGTGATGTCACGGTGTTCACGCGTGAGTTACGCGGCGATACCGCGGCCTGA
- the recJ gene encoding single-stranded-DNA-specific exonuclease RecJ produces MAIARRWRLRPCPDGAASLITDAARVSPLLGHLLAVRGVTTPEAATAFLGAKLSTDLRSPMLFRQMPAAAERVTAALARGERIGIHGDYDVDGVSGAALLARFLRSLGNEPVVYIPQRLRDGYGLKEAGVRQLAAAGVTLMVTVDCGGVSHHEIALAKTLGIDTIVCDHHQVSGTPLPAVAVLNPIEADAGFPFKGLCGAGVAFYLALGVRMHLRARGVTPLPDVRRHLDLVALGTLADIVPLVEENRVLVKYGLREIMDTDRPGIVALKAVSAVEAVSTTAVSFRLAPRLNAGGRLADAMRSFELLTTDDVARATELAAELDGENRSRQEIEREILADAIRQIDADPAQTTGRSITLASTEWHPGVIGIVASRLVERYYRPTVLIAIDPTTGVGRGSGRSIDGLDLHGALRTCADLLDAFGGHYMAIGLTICGDRIGELRNRFESAVRAATTAADFSPVRQVDAEIDFARIGPALIDELAVLEPHGPGNPAPVFLARNVEVVQRRLVGENGSHLRLTLRQNGRTLPAIGFGMGGCATAQNDRLDILFSPQRNEWNGATTTQLRLRALRAPAPQ; encoded by the coding sequence ATGGCGATTGCCCGGCGCTGGCGGCTGCGGCCCTGCCCGGACGGCGCCGCGTCTCTGATTACTGACGCAGCCAGGGTGTCGCCGCTGCTCGGTCACCTGCTGGCCGTGCGTGGCGTCACGACACCGGAGGCGGCGACGGCATTCCTCGGGGCCAAGCTATCGACGGACCTCCGTTCGCCGATGCTGTTTCGGCAGATGCCGGCCGCCGCCGAGCGGGTGACCGCGGCGCTGGCGCGTGGCGAGCGCATAGGGATTCACGGCGACTACGACGTCGACGGCGTCAGCGGCGCGGCGCTGCTCGCGCGGTTCCTGCGCAGCCTGGGAAACGAGCCGGTAGTCTATATTCCGCAACGGTTGCGCGACGGATATGGCCTCAAGGAGGCCGGTGTGCGGCAACTCGCCGCGGCCGGCGTCACCCTGATGGTAACGGTCGACTGTGGCGGCGTCAGTCATCACGAGATCGCCCTCGCCAAGACCCTGGGCATCGACACGATCGTTTGCGACCACCACCAGGTGTCCGGGACGCCGCTTCCCGCCGTGGCTGTCCTCAATCCGATCGAGGCCGACGCCGGATTCCCGTTCAAGGGCTTATGCGGTGCCGGCGTGGCGTTCTACCTCGCCCTCGGCGTGCGTATGCACCTGCGCGCCCGGGGCGTGACGCCGCTCCCCGACGTGCGCCGGCATCTGGATCTCGTCGCCCTCGGCACTCTGGCGGACATTGTTCCGCTCGTCGAGGAGAATCGCGTTCTCGTGAAGTACGGGCTGCGCGAGATCATGGACACCGACCGGCCCGGGATAGTCGCCCTCAAGGCGGTCAGTGCGGTGGAGGCGGTCTCGACCACGGCGGTCAGTTTCCGCCTTGCCCCGCGGCTCAACGCCGGCGGACGGCTGGCCGATGCCATGCGCTCGTTCGAGTTGCTCACCACGGACGATGTTGCGCGGGCGACGGAGTTGGCCGCGGAACTCGATGGCGAGAACCGCTCCCGGCAGGAAATCGAGAGAGAGATTCTCGCCGATGCGATCCGTCAGATCGACGCGGACCCGGCTCAGACCACCGGACGGAGCATCACGCTGGCCTCGACCGAATGGCATCCGGGCGTGATTGGCATCGTGGCCAGTCGCCTCGTCGAGCGCTATTACCGGCCGACGGTGCTGATTGCGATCGACCCGACGACCGGCGTCGGCCGCGGTTCGGGACGCAGCATCGATGGACTCGACCTGCATGGGGCGTTACGCACTTGCGCGGACCTGCTCGATGCCTTCGGCGGTCACTACATGGCTATTGGTTTGACCATCTGCGGCGATCGTATCGGCGAACTGCGCAACCGCTTCGAATCGGCGGTGCGGGCTGCCACTACGGCTGCGGATTTCTCGCCGGTCCGCCAGGTCGACGCCGAAATCGACTTCGCCCGGATCGGACCGGCACTCATTGATGAGCTGGCGGTTCTGGAGCCCCACGGTCCGGGCAACCCCGCCCCCGTGTTTCTCGCCCGCAACGTCGAGGTGGTGCAGCGCCGGCTCGTGGGTGAAAACGGGAGTCATCTGCGCCTCACTTTGCGGCAGAACGGACGGACTCTGCCGGCGATCGGCTTCGGTATGGGCGGCTGCGCGACGGCGCAGAACGACCGCCTGGACATTCTGTTCTCTCCGCAACGAAACGAGTGGAACGGCGCGACCACCACGCAACTGCGCCTCCGCGCTCTCCGCGCTCCAGCCCCTCAGTAA
- the yajC gene encoding preprotein translocase subunit YajC, which translates to MLGSAWAQGAVGDAPSALLQFAPIVLIFVVMYFLVIRPQQQKARDHRQMLDSLKKNDEVVTAGGLYGKVVQLSDRIVTLEIAPNVRVRIDRPQIAALATSAANGDSKEKDKQK; encoded by the coding sequence ATGCTTGGTAGCGCGTGGGCCCAGGGGGCAGTTGGGGACGCCCCGTCGGCTCTCCTTCAGTTCGCTCCTATCGTTCTGATCTTCGTGGTCATGTACTTCCTCGTCATCCGGCCACAGCAACAGAAGGCGCGCGACCACCGGCAAATGCTCGACAGCCTGAAGAAGAACGACGAGGTGGTTACCGCCGGCGGCCTTTACGGCAAGGTCGTCCAGCTCTCCGATCGAATCGTCACCCTGGAGATCGCACCGAACGTTCGCGTTCGAATCGATCGTCCGCAGATCGCCGCACTCGCTACCAGCGCCGCCAACGGCGACTCCAAAGAGAAGGACAAGCAGAAGTGA
- the tgt gene encoding tRNA guanosine(34) transglycosylase Tgt: MTPIPQTAAPAPVTRPLPDDLGPPGTFATIARAPGSDGRRATLVTAHGVVDTPAFMPVATQATVKGLTPSQLRAAGVQILLANAYHLAQRPGTATIRDCGGLHRFMAWDGPILTDSGGYQIFSLAPLRTVTDAGVTFRSHLDGSRLFLSPEDALRIQADLGVDIAMVLDECVAADAPRAEVERAAVRTLAWARRSRDVVRPAGQMAFAIVQGGLHVDLRIRQAAELVALDFPGYAVGGLSVGEDREVTWELAAATTAALPDGRPRYLMGVGLPDDLIRFVGMGFDLFDCVLPTRNGRNGMLFTARGRLNVRLARYANDEDPPDSTCSCYVCRSFSRAYLRHLATTNEMLGATLASLHNVHFYQALMADMRAAIAAGTFAAWAPDRIAELSEGT; encoded by the coding sequence ATGACACCGATACCGCAGACGGCAGCCCCGGCTCCGGTGACGCGACCCTTGCCCGACGATCTCGGTCCACCCGGAACGTTCGCGACGATCGCTCGGGCGCCCGGCAGCGACGGTCGTCGGGCCACTCTGGTAACCGCCCACGGTGTCGTCGACACGCCGGCCTTCATGCCCGTGGCCACGCAGGCAACGGTCAAAGGGCTGACGCCGAGCCAGCTTCGCGCCGCCGGCGTGCAGATACTCCTCGCCAATGCCTACCACCTGGCGCAGCGGCCGGGCACGGCAACGATTCGCGACTGCGGCGGCCTGCACCGGTTCATGGCGTGGGACGGACCGATCCTCACCGACAGCGGCGGCTATCAGATCTTCAGCCTCGCCCCGCTGCGGACGGTCACCGACGCAGGCGTCACGTTCCGGTCGCATCTCGACGGCTCCAGGCTGTTCTTGAGTCCGGAGGACGCTTTGCGCATCCAGGCCGACCTCGGCGTCGACATCGCCATGGTGCTCGACGAGTGTGTCGCCGCCGACGCGCCCCGGGCCGAGGTCGAGCGCGCCGCAGTCCGGACTCTGGCGTGGGCCAGGCGCTCGCGCGACGTGGTCCGGCCTGCCGGGCAGATGGCCTTCGCCATCGTGCAGGGGGGACTCCACGTCGATCTGCGAATCCGGCAGGCCGCCGAGCTTGTAGCGCTCGACTTTCCCGGCTATGCCGTGGGGGGTTTAAGTGTAGGGGAGGATCGCGAGGTGACGTGGGAGCTGGCTGCGGCGACCACCGCGGCGCTGCCGGACGGGCGCCCACGCTACCTGATGGGCGTGGGTCTGCCGGATGACTTGATTCGGTTCGTCGGCATGGGATTCGACCTGTTCGACTGCGTGCTGCCGACCCGGAACGGCCGCAACGGTATGTTGTTCACGGCGCGCGGGCGCCTCAACGTGCGTCTCGCCCGGTACGCAAACGACGAGGACCCGCCCGATTCGACCTGTAGCTGTTACGTTTGCCGTTCGTTTTCGCGCGCGTACCTCCGCCATCTGGCGACCACAAACGAGATGCTCGGCGCTACCTTAGCCAGCCTGCACAACGTGCACTTCTACCAGGCCCTGATGGCCGACATGCGGGCGGCAATCGCCGCCGGCACGTTTGCCGCCTGGGCGCCGGACCGCATCGCCGAACTGTCGGAGGGAACCTAG